Proteins from a genomic interval of Quercus lobata isolate SW786 chromosome 11, ValleyOak3.0 Primary Assembly, whole genome shotgun sequence:
- the LOC115966310 gene encoding uncharacterized protein LOC115966310 produces the protein MNLVRRRVLTDALCPECKVQPEDTQHALWSCPILQDVWKVNFGKLVANTSSSSSFLEVLERATADKPSLDFFAMTLAEIWQRRNRAHVGEPTVPVCQVAPKATSALQEFQQLCPIHPVIPRTARAVKWRPPFAPCVKANFDGAIFSQDGLASTDVIIRNEQGLVMAALSQQIPSPTSVEMVEVLAAR, from the coding sequence ATGAACTTGGTCCGTCGAAGAGTGCTTACTGATGCGCTATGCCCGGAATGCAAGGTGCAGCCAGAGGACACGCAGCATGCTCTTTGGTCCTGCCCGATTCTACAGGATGTGTGGAAAGTGAACTTTGGCAAGCTTGTGGCAAACACGAGCTCTAGCTCTAGTTTTCTTGAAGTTCTGGAACGTGCAACAGCAGACAAACCATCACTGGATTTTTTTGCTATGACGTTAGCAGAAATCTGGCAGCGTCGAAACAGGGCTCATGTGGGAGAGCCTACTGTACCGGTCTGCCAGGTTGCTCCTAAGGCCACTAGTGCGCTTCAAGAATTCCAGCAGCTCTGCCCCATTCATCCTGTGATCCCAAGGACAGCCCGTGCAGTAAAATGGAGGCCTCCTTTTGCGCCATGTGTGAAGGCGAACTTTGACGGTGCTATCTTCTCCCAAGATGGACTAGCTAGCACCGATGTGATAATTCGGAATGAACAAGGATTGGTTATGGCTGCTTTATCACAACAAATTCCATCACCTACTTCGGTGGAGATGGTGGAGGTGTTAGCGGCTCGTTAG